From one Deinococcus cellulosilyticus NBRC 106333 = KACC 11606 genomic stretch:
- a CDS encoding phage holin family protein: MKPLTFFDAAVALVGNVTEGWTWKTVLSGILLAVFGPITPIHVSFLILLILDLITGIAASRKEGTYSSHTGKVKSITKLSGYAVALILAYQLEVSIKATPFQAGADYTVGIFLLYLVFTEAKSIVENLRRLGMQVVLFPNPQQAFDELKEASSGTKDTGTKKGAQDTDEQDQPGA; this comes from the coding sequence ATGAAACCCCTGACCTTTTTTGATGCAGCAGTGGCCCTTGTGGGCAACGTCACCGAAGGCTGGACCTGGAAGACGGTGCTTTCTGGCATCCTGCTGGCCGTCTTTGGTCCCATCACCCCCATCCATGTCAGCTTTCTGATTCTGCTGATCCTGGACCTCATCACTGGCATTGCGGCATCCCGAAAGGAAGGAACTTACAGCAGCCACACCGGGAAGGTGAAAAGCATCACCAAGCTCAGTGGTTATGCCGTGGCCCTGATTCTGGCTTACCAGCTGGAAGTGTCCATCAAGGCCACGCCCTTCCAGGCCGGTGCGGATTACACCGTGGGCATCTTCCTGCTGTACCTGGTTTTCACCGAGGCGAAATCCATCGTTGAGAACCTACGCAGGCTTGGAATGCAAGTCGTTTTGTTCCCCAACCCCCAGCAAGCTTTCGATGAACTGAAGGAGGCCAGCAGTGGCACCAAAGACACCGGCACCAAAAAAGGTGCCCAGGACACCGATGAACAAGATCAACCCGGCGCTTAA
- a CDS encoding Ig-like domain-containing protein, which yields MADITASNSPVFKTSSPAFTSDTDAHASIWNSDKQIFLDNDAYLKKEIDLIKQQMETMQADIDELKEGGGTETIPPTVTLTANTTNITYQNDQLVLTATASDASGIKQVQFWRVYEDNNNVYLGADNSAPYTNQQSYTGLVGSGTQSYRAKAIDMNNNEAWSNTIVVTYNMAHDNTPPTVTLAESNGKSSFNTPNSTLSLVATASDNETVSKVEFYRNGSLVATDLTPPFTYTETYQDATDNGTFTYHAKAFDIEDNSSQSNNVVIAVNIPNGGTGPSTTLSVDDTTPRGGSQTIRFTAVAEDVNGVSKVEFLRDGVLQGTVTTFPFVYDFEYVSGTFASGSHTWTAVAYDTFNNPGTSNAVVVNYNMFSTGTQPTVDLAVNNNFAESTSAYGSIPLEATYSDNEGVTSLSFWYSVNNGTWTQFTGVGGDPSPGSHSYSTSKSITAGQSGRYRFRVEATDADGNIGHSPIREHLVLIPGDAGHLPAQGTSKNTLAAAPGWYRPVALVAGQLIVPPGASLYITDWSFKYTPDNDGTGQADIEVAYMDYDHAGDMIAGRATVLGSSGLAGQTSGASGSSLHIYTNSGSEEAYFNLYVNIKNPQDDGGSSVRGTVVYDFKVKLQ from the coding sequence ATGGCAGACATTACCGCCAGCAACTCACCGGTGTTCAAGACCAGCAGCCCAGCTTTCACCAGTGACACCGATGCCCACGCATCCATCTGGAACAGCGACAAGCAGATTTTTCTGGACAATGACGCCTACTTGAAGAAAGAAATTGATCTCATCAAGCAGCAGATGGAAACCATGCAGGCGGACATTGATGAGCTGAAAGAAGGAGGCGGCACCGAAACCATCCCGCCCACCGTGACCCTCACGGCCAACACCACCAACATCACCTATCAAAACGATCAACTGGTGCTGACGGCCACCGCCAGTGATGCCAGCGGCATCAAGCAAGTGCAGTTCTGGAGGGTTTACGAAGACAACAACAATGTTTATTTGGGGGCGGACAACTCGGCACCTTACACCAACCAGCAGTCTTACACCGGCCTGGTGGGTTCAGGCACCCAATCGTACCGGGCCAAGGCCATCGACATGAACAACAACGAGGCCTGGAGCAACACCATTGTGGTGACTTACAACATGGCCCACGACAACACCCCACCCACCGTGACCCTGGCCGAAAGCAACGGGAAATCCAGCTTCAACACCCCCAACAGCACCCTGAGTCTGGTGGCAACCGCTTCAGACAATGAAACGGTGAGCAAGGTGGAGTTTTACCGGAACGGCAGCCTTGTTGCCACGGACCTCACCCCGCCTTTCACCTACACCGAAACCTACCAGGACGCCACCGACAACGGCACATTCACCTACCATGCCAAAGCGTTTGACATCGAGGACAACAGCAGCCAATCCAACAACGTGGTGATTGCGGTGAACATCCCCAACGGCGGCACCGGGCCCAGCACCACCCTGTCTGTGGATGACACCACCCCCCGGGGTGGAAGCCAAACCATCCGTTTCACTGCAGTGGCCGAGGACGTGAATGGGGTGTCCAAAGTGGAATTCCTCAGGGATGGGGTGCTGCAAGGGACCGTCACCACCTTCCCGTTTGTGTATGACTTTGAGTATGTTTCTGGTACCTTTGCCAGCGGCAGCCACACCTGGACCGCCGTTGCTTATGACACGTTCAACAACCCTGGCACCTCCAATGCGGTGGTGGTGAACTACAACATGTTCAGCACTGGCACCCAGCCCACCGTTGACCTGGCTGTGAACAACAACTTTGCAGAGAGCACTTCCGCTTACGGCAGCATTCCCCTGGAGGCCACGTATTCCGACAATGAGGGCGTCACCAGCCTTTCTTTCTGGTACAGCGTCAACAACGGCACCTGGACGCAATTCACAGGTGTGGGAGGCGACCCATCCCCTGGCAGCCACTCTTACAGCACCAGCAAGAGCATCACAGCAGGCCAGAGCGGACGCTACCGCTTCCGGGTGGAAGCCACGGACGCAGACGGCAACATCGGGCACTCCCCCATCCGGGAGCACCTGGTGCTCATTCCCGGGGACGCCGGCCACCTTCCCGCCCAGGGCACCAGCAAGAACACCCTTGCTGCAGCCCCAGGTTGGTACAGGCCCGTTGCCCTTGTTGCAGGCCAGCTGATTGTGCCTCCAGGTGCTTCCCTGTACATCACCGACTGGAGCTTCAAGTACACCCCCGACAATGACGGCACTGGGCAAGCAGACATTGAAGTGGCTTACATGGATTATGACCATGCCGGCGACATGATTGCTGGACGCGCCACGGTGCTGGGCAGCAGCGGCCTGGCAGGGCAAACTTCTGGGGCCAGCGGCAGCAGCCTGCACATCTACACCAACTCCGGCAGCGAAGAGGCCTACTTCAACCTGTACGTCAACATCAAAAACCCTCAGGATGACGGCGGCAGCAGCGTCAGAGGAACTGTGGTGTATGACTTCAAGGTGAAACTGCAATAA